TTCTGAACATTATTCGGGCGGGTTTGGCCCCGTTTTGCCCCTCCTGGGCGCCAAAGGGCCGGCCCTCGATGTTCAATCGCAGAGTTTCCCCAGGTCGCGATTTTTGGCGCAATGCGCAGCCGGCTCTCTGATGTTCAGAACGACGAATTTTTTACATTGCGGCCCTCGATTTTGCCAAAATCGCGTTTTGCCCGGGCATAAAGGTCGATTTTGTCGGGCGGTGCGAACTGACCGTCTTGGTTTTGCCTCGATATCGGGTTCCGGTCGGGTGAGCCGCCCAGTGCACTGGCATGGGCGGAACGCACTGGCATGGGGTGTAACGTACCGGCATGGCGCGCAGTGCGCCATGCCGGCGCCGCCTCATGCGCTTAGGCGCTCTAGCAGCTGCGTTATTGGGGGTGTCGCTGCGCCCAGCCCGTGGCGGCCTATGCGCTCCAGAAATCGCGTACGAGGGAGTGGCGATCGGGTTGGGACGTCTTCTTCAGGATGTTGTGCACGTGTACCTTCACCGTGGAAAGGGCCAGGTTCAGGTCGCTCGCGATGTTCTGGTTATCCTTGCCCATGACGATGAGGCGGATGACGTCGCGTTCGCGCTTCGAGAGCCCGTTCTTCTTGGCGTAGAGCGGCAAGACGCGCGCGATTGATTCTTCCATGGCTTCGTCTTCGCGTTCGGGCGGGGCGTCGTAGCGCAGGCGAAGCGTTTCGTTCGCAGCGCGCATCGTCGTAACGGCCAAAGTGAGGAACAGCATGTTTTCCATGGGGTTGCGCTCGCTGAAGAACCACATGTCATTGGGTAGGGTAGAGGGGTCGAAAATCAGCTGGAAGTAGACGTTTTCCAGCACGATGCCCACGGTGCAGGCAAGCGAGACCCAGTAGGCCACGCGATGGCGCCTTAGGGCGGCGCGAAGCACTTCGTCGCCCGTTGCGTACCAGTATGCGATTACGCCCGCCATCCAGAACAGGAGCACCTCGCGCATGCTGTAGAAGCAGAACTCCCGTGCCTGCACGTTGCCGATTGCATTGAACGCGATCAAGCTGGCCAGGATGTACGCCACGATGGGCGCGGTGACGAGCACGCGGTTCACCTTGCCCAAGTAGCTGCAGATGGCAAGCCAGAGGAACAGGAACATCCCCGCTCCGCTGATGATGGTGGCCTGCGGGTTGCCCACGTCCCAGAACGAGGAGGCGTTCAAGATGGCGGTGGGCGTGATGAAGTCGTCCTTGAACACCAACGACACGTCGATGAAGTAGAAGACGAAGCAGAGCGTTAGGAGGAGGAACGACTTGCGATGCGAGACGAAGTACGCCGAAAGACTCGTGGCGGAAGCCATCATGTAGACGAACATCACGCCAAGCGTGTAGTAGAACAAAACGGAAAGCATCGCGTTAGGCTCCTCTCTTGCAACCTCTCGTAACGAATGCCGTTTAGCGTGGTTCATTCTATACCCTAACCGTTTTGGGCGCGCGGTGCCTTTTGCTCGCATCGACGAGGTGAGCTGCGGTTTATGCGTGATGTAGCCGCATGCCGAAAGATTTAGTCACGAAATACATCCGCGTAGAGACTTCTCTAGACCTGTGCGCGTTCCCCCTGCAATGCCAAGGTTGCCGTATCGACGTTGCGTCGATGGCGAGCGAGTGCCCGCGTGCGTGCGAGAGCCAGGGCGCAAGCTCGTTGAACCCGAGCAAAGGAGGAGATATGTCTGAGGTTGCGGCAAGCGCTCCGGTCGGCGTAGACGAGCCGGTCGGGAAGAAGGGGCGGGGCAAGCGGAAGTTCAGTTTCCCCTCGGCGTTTACCATTCTGTTTGCGGTTACGATCATCGCGGCGCTGTGCACGTACTTCGTGCCGGCGGGCCAGTATAGCAAGCTGCTGTATGACAGCGACACGGGCATGCTGCAGATGACGGCCCCGTCGGGCGAGGTAGTGGAGCTGGACGCCACGCAGGAAACGCTTGACGAGCTGGGCGTGAAAATCGACATCGACCAGTTCACGTCGGGCGCCATCACGAAGGCCGTAAGCATCCCGGGCACCTACGAGAGCCTGCCGCAGAATCCCTTTCCATTTACCGATATCCCGTACGCCATGGTCTATGGCGTTATCGACGGCATAGACGTGATGGTCTTCATCCTGTGCCTAGGCGGTCTCATTGGCGCGGTGAAGGCAACGGGCGCATTCGAAAGCGGCCTTACCGCACTCACGCGCAAGACGAAGGGCCGCGAGTTCCTGCTGGTCTTTGGCGTGTCGTGCTTCATGATCTTCGGCGGCACGATGTGCGGCCTGGAAGAGGAGGCCGTTGCGTTCTATCCCATCCTGGCACCCGTGTTCATCGCGCTTGGGTACGACTCTATCGTGACCGTGGGCGCCATTTTCATGGCAAGCTCCGTGGGCACGACGTTCTCCACGGTCAACCCGTTCTCGGCGGTCATTGCATCGAATGCCGCCGGCACCGTGTTCACCGAGGGCCTGTGGGTGCGTCTGCTGGGCCTGATCGTGGCGTCGGTGGTGTATCTGCTGTACCTGCACTGGTATAGCAAGAAGGTGAAGGCGAACCCCGAGTTCGGCTATGCCTACGAGGACAGCGCCAAGTTCAACGCCATGTGGAAGCTGGAAGAGGACGCGGGGGAGAAGCACGTCTTCACCGCGCGCAAGAAGATCGTGCTGTGCATCTTCGTGGCCGCCTTCATCATCATGATTGTGGGCGTCATGAGCCTGGGCTGGTGGTTCCCGCAGATGGCCGCCGAGTTCGTAACGCTCGCCATTGCCGTGATGCTCATTGGCGGCTGCGGCAAGCAGGGCATCGGTGAGTCCAAGATGGTAGAGGCCTTCAGCGCCGGCGCGTCCAGCCTGGTGCCCGTTGCCCTGATCATCGGCCTGGCACGTGGCGTGAACTACGTTTTGAACTCGGGCCTTATCAGCGACACCATGCTCTACAGCGCCAGCAACGTGGTTGCGGGCATGAGCGGCCCCGTGTTCATCATCGCGCTACTGCTCATCTTCTTCGTGCTGGGCTTCGTGGTTCCCTCGTCGAGCGGTCTGGCCGTGCTGAGCATGCCCATCTTCGCGCCCCTGGCCGACACGGTGGGCATTCCCCGCTGGATCATCGTTGCCGCCTATCAGTTTGGCCAGTACGCGATGCTCTACATTGCTCCTACCGGCCTGATCATGGCAACGTTGCAGATGCTCGACATGAAGATGTCGCATTGGTTCCGGTTCGTATGGCCCATGATGGTGTTTACGCTCGTGTTCGGCGCCGTGCTGCTGAGCATTTGCACGATCGTCTTCGCCGTGTAGCCATCTACCCGCAGTAATCGTCCTTTGGCGCCATTCCGCATGGGGTGGCGCCTCTTTTATGTATGGGGGCAATGTTTCGATTGTGTTACATGACGACGCGCTCTACGTGGAGTTATTTAGGTAAAGAAACGCTTTTGCGTGCTGGAGCGGGAGCGCGCGCAAGGGCGTCGGTACAATTGATACTCCGCGGGAGCTATAGACGATTGCGTCCGCGTTAGACGAGAACCGGTTATGCAAGGAGATGTATGTCAACAGTTAAGTTCGGCGCGCACGCTCATGCGGATGCGCGTATCGGCGAGTTTGTGACGAAATTCCCTCGCCGTGTAGAGGCTACGCCGCCGGGCATGTGCCCCGTTGCGGTCGTTCAGTCGTTGCTGCAGACTTTCGCGGTCCAGACGTGCGGAAAGTGCGTCCCCTGTCGCGATGGTCTGCCCCAGCTTGCGAAGCTGCTCCAGTCGGTGCTGGATTGCCAGGCTTCCCCCGAAGACCTGGAGCGCATGCGCGCTCTGGCGGAAGTCGTTGCCGATTCGTCCGACTGCGCCATCGGCTATCAGGCTGCCCGGTCCTTGCTGGAGGGCATGGAGCTGTTCGCGGACGAATTCGCCAGCCATGTGAATGAGCATCGCTGCCTTTCCGATGTGGAGCAGACGGTACCCTGCGAAACGCTGTGCCCCGCGCACGTGAACGTACCTGCGTACGTTGCGCTGGCGGGCGAGGGCGATTTCGCTGGCGCCATTGGCATGATCCGCAAGGACAACCCGTTCCCCACGGCCTGCGCCTACGTGTGCGAGCATCCGTGCGAGACGCGTTGCCGCCGCAAGCTCATCGACGCTCCCATCAACATTCGCGGCATCAAGAAGTACGCGGTCGACAATATGGCCGCCGACAAGGTGCCCACGCCCAAGCGCAATCCCGATACCGGCCGTAGCGTTGCCGTTATCGGCGGTGGTCCCGCTGGTATGACCAGCGCGTATTACCTGGCGCTTATGGGGCATAAGGTAACGGTGTTCGAAAGCCACCCCGAGCTGGGCGGCATGATGCGCTACGCCATCCCGCCGTACCGCTTCCCCCGCAAGCGCCTAGACGAAGATATCAACGCCATCCTTTCCGTTGGCAACATCGACGTTCGCTACAACACCACCATCACCGCGGAAAGCATGAAGGACATCGCGGAGTCGTTCGACGCCGTGTACGTGGCCATTGGCGCCCAGACGGGCCGCACGCTTTCCATTCCGGGTGCCGAAGGCGCCCGTGGCATCATCCCCGCCATCGACGCGCTTGCGCATGCGGGCCTGCCCACGTTCCCCGACATGGAGGGCAAGAACGTAGTGGTCGTAGGCGGCGGCAACGTTGCCATGGACGCGGCTCGCTCGTCGGTGCGCGCCGGTGCCGCCACCGTCACGGTTGCCTACCGTCGTAGGCTCGAGGACATGACGGCTCTGGAAACCGAAATTCACAGCGCCATCGAAGAGGGTGTGGAGATGCTCATGCTCCAGTCGCCCGCTTCCGTGGAAACCGACGACGAGGGCAACTGCGTGGCCCTTATCACGCAGCCCCAGATGATCAGCGCCGTGAAACGCGGTCGCCCCGCACCCGTGGCTGCCAACAAGCCAGAGGTGCGCATTCCCGCCGATCTCATCTTGGTCGCCATCGGCCAGGACATCGTGTCGGCTCCGTTCGAGGAGTTCGGCATGAAGGCCAACCGTGGCTGCTTTGCCGCTAACGCCGAACTGCAGGCGGAAGGCTTCCAGAACGTATTCGTTGGCGGCGACTGCCAGACGGGCCCCAAGACCGTCATCATGGCCATTGCCGCAGGCAAGGTTGCCGCGCGCAATATCGACGAGTATCTGGGCTTCCATCACACGCTCGATTGCGGCGTGGATGTGCCCGTCGCGGCTCCCAACGACCTTACGGAATATGGTCGCGTGGACGTCGTGGAGCGCCCCGCGCGCGAGCGCAAGCATGATTGGAATGCCGTCGAGGTCGAAATGACCAAGGAAGAAGCCGTGCAGGAGTGCGGCCGTTGCCTTCGCTGCGATCACTTCGGTTGCGGCACGCTAGTGGGAGGACGTGTTGAAATTGACTAATCTCGTTATCGACGGCCAGCAGGTTTCCTGCTCGCCCCATGACACCATTCTCTCTGCTGCCCACAAGGCCGGTATTCGCATTCCCAAGTTGTGCTTCCTGCGGAACACGAACAACATTGCCTCGTGCCGCGTGTGCGTGGTGGAAGTGGAAGGTGCAAGCCGCCTGGTCACTGCCTGCAATACGCCGGCCGAAGAGGGCATGGTCATTACCACGAACTCCCCGCGCGTCATGGCTGCGCGCCGTACCGCCCTGTCGTTGATTCTCGCCAATGGCGGCAAGAACGCGCTCGAGGCCCGTGACGGCCAAGCTACCGAATTCGCGCGCGTATGCCGCGAATGTGGCGTGGAATCTTCCGAGTTCCAGGTGGCCCCGCAGGCTGAAGCTCCTGTGGTGGAGGGCAACCCCTTCCTGTCTTACGACCCCAGCCTGTGCATTCAGTGCCAGCGTTGCGTGGGCGCTTGCAACAAGCGCGCCGGCAATCATACGCTCGTGGCGGGCAAACAGGGCGTTCGCTCGACCATCGAGGCGCCGTTCGGCCCCAACTGGAAGGCAACCGATTGCGAATCGTGTGGCAACTGCGCCCAGGCGTGCCCCACGGGCGCCCTTTCGATGCGCCGCCGTGCTGGTTACGAAGAATCCCAGGTTACGCGCACGCGCACTACGTGTCCGCATTGCGCGGTGGGCTGTCAGCTCGACTTGGTGGTGAAGGATGGCCGCATCGTGGACGCCGAGCCCGCTAAGGGGCCCAGCAACCAGGGCCTGCTGTGCGTGAAGGGTCGTTCGGGCAGCTTCGATTTCGTGAGCTCCTCCGATCGCCTCACCATGCCGCTCGTGAAGGATCCCGCTACGGGCGAGTTCCATGAAACCAGCTGGGACGAAGCGCTTTCCATCGTGGCCGACCGCTTCGGCGCCATTCGCGATACGCATGGCGGCAAGGCGCTGGCGGCATTTGCCTGCTCGCGTTCTACGAACGAGGATATCTACCTGTTGCAGAAGATGGCGCGTACCGCCTTCCGAACTAACAACATAGATAACTGCGCACGTGTTTGACACGCTCCCACG
This genomic stretch from Denitrobacterium detoxificans harbors:
- a CDS encoding NAD(P)-binding protein, with the protein product MSTVKFGAHAHADARIGEFVTKFPRRVEATPPGMCPVAVVQSLLQTFAVQTCGKCVPCRDGLPQLAKLLQSVLDCQASPEDLERMRALAEVVADSSDCAIGYQAARSLLEGMELFADEFASHVNEHRCLSDVEQTVPCETLCPAHVNVPAYVALAGEGDFAGAIGMIRKDNPFPTACAYVCEHPCETRCRRKLIDAPINIRGIKKYAVDNMAADKVPTPKRNPDTGRSVAVIGGGPAGMTSAYYLALMGHKVTVFESHPELGGMMRYAIPPYRFPRKRLDEDINAILSVGNIDVRYNTTITAESMKDIAESFDAVYVAIGAQTGRTLSIPGAEGARGIIPAIDALAHAGLPTFPDMEGKNVVVVGGGNVAMDAARSSVRAGAATVTVAYRRRLEDMTALETEIHSAIEEGVEMLMLQSPASVETDDEGNCVALITQPQMISAVKRGRPAPVAANKPEVRIPADLILVAIGQDIVSAPFEEFGMKANRGCFAANAELQAEGFQNVFVGGDCQTGPKTVIMAIAAGKVAARNIDEYLGFHHTLDCGVDVPVAAPNDLTEYGRVDVVERPARERKHDWNAVEVEMTKEEAVQECGRCLRCDHFGCGTLVGGRVEID
- a CDS encoding helix-turn-helix transcriptional regulator, with the protein product MLSVLFYYTLGVMFVYMMASATSLSAYFVSHRKSFLLLTLCFVFYFIDVSLVFKDDFITPTAILNASSFWDVGNPQATIISGAGMFLFLWLAICSYLGKVNRVLVTAPIVAYILASLIAFNAIGNVQAREFCFYSMREVLLFWMAGVIAYWYATGDEVLRAALRRHRVAYWVSLACTVGIVLENVYFQLIFDPSTLPNDMWFFSERNPMENMLFLTLAVTTMRAANETLRLRYDAPPEREDEAMEESIARVLPLYAKKNGLSKRERDVIRLIVMGKDNQNIASDLNLALSTVKVHVHNILKKTSQPDRHSLVRDFWSA
- a CDS encoding YfcC family protein — protein: MSEVAASAPVGVDEPVGKKGRGKRKFSFPSAFTILFAVTIIAALCTYFVPAGQYSKLLYDSDTGMLQMTAPSGEVVELDATQETLDELGVKIDIDQFTSGAITKAVSIPGTYESLPQNPFPFTDIPYAMVYGVIDGIDVMVFILCLGGLIGAVKATGAFESGLTALTRKTKGREFLLVFGVSCFMIFGGTMCGLEEEAVAFYPILAPVFIALGYDSIVTVGAIFMASSVGTTFSTVNPFSAVIASNAAGTVFTEGLWVRLLGLIVASVVYLLYLHWYSKKVKANPEFGYAYEDSAKFNAMWKLEEDAGEKHVFTARKKIVLCIFVAAFIIMIVGVMSLGWWFPQMAAEFVTLAIAVMLIGGCGKQGIGESKMVEAFSAGASSLVPVALIIGLARGVNYVLNSGLISDTMLYSASNVVAGMSGPVFIIALLLIFFVLGFVVPSSSGLAVLSMPIFAPLADTVGIPRWIIVAAYQFGQYAMLYIAPTGLIMATLQMLDMKMSHWFRFVWPMMVFTLVFGAVLLSICTIVFAV